Proteins encoded by one window of Girardinichthys multiradiatus isolate DD_20200921_A chromosome 14, DD_fGirMul_XY1, whole genome shotgun sequence:
- the LOC124880997 gene encoding uncharacterized protein LOC124880997 isoform X3: MLLKVEGNGTTITVTARTVIPDHHNLNDTKDEHKLQSVILAVAVVVPLFLIALACFCTLKRKEDKKKTGQAARVIYKVSNTDSFEAEMDKHSTGSSRGSTQWCEVAMYDYLDYFERVETKGSK; encoded by the exons ATGTTACTTAAAGTTGAAGGAAATGGTACAACCATCACAGTTACAGCCAGAACTGTCATCCCAGATCATCACAATTTAAACG ATACAAAGGATGAACATAAGCTGCAATCTGTGATTCTTGCTGTGGCTGTTGTCGTCCCACTCTTCCTCATTGCTCTCGCCTGTTTCTGCACTCTGAAAAGGAAAGAAGATAAGAAGAAAACAG GACAAGCAGCCAGAGTGATCTATAAAGTTTCTAACACCGACTCCTTTGAAGCAGAAATGGACAAGCACAGCACCGGTTCTTCCAGGGGCTCAACTCAGTGG TGTGAGGTGGCTATGTATGATTACTTGGATTACTTCGAGCGAGTGGAGACCAAAGGAAGTAAATAA
- the LOC124880997 gene encoding uncharacterized protein LOC124880997 isoform X1 → MKLLLRSLLLSSLCALSSWSVSSDTLVVTQSPDVSFHEGETGNISCCWKEKNGRVNIKWLKNQTLVENKTVINQSTSSQNKQANSCSVLIFPNFAIRDSGRYICKVTVEIPMLLKVEGNGTTITVTARTVIPDHHNLNDTKDEHKLQSVILAVAVVVPLFLIALACFCTLKRKEDKKKTGQAARVIYKVSNTDSFEAEMDKHSTGSSRGSTQWCEVAMYDYLDYFERVETKGSK, encoded by the exons GCGTTTCTTCAGACACACTTGTCGTTACTCAGAGTCCTGATGTTTCTTTCCATGAAGGAGAGACAGGAAACATCTCTTGTTGCTGGAAGGAGAAGAATGGAAGAGTTAACATTAAATGGctaaaaaaccaaacattagtAGAGAATAAGACTGTCATAAATCAGTCTACAAGTTCTCAGAATAAGCAGGCAAATAGCTGTTCAGTTCTAATCTTTCCAAACTTTGCAATCAGAGATTCAGGGAGATACATCTGCAAGGTTACTGTGGAGATACCAATGTTACTTAAAGTTGAAGGAAATGGTACAACCATCACAGTTACAGCCAGAACTGTCATCCCAGATCATCACAATTTAAACG ATACAAAGGATGAACATAAGCTGCAATCTGTGATTCTTGCTGTGGCTGTTGTCGTCCCACTCTTCCTCATTGCTCTCGCCTGTTTCTGCACTCTGAAAAGGAAAGAAGATAAGAAGAAAACAG GACAAGCAGCCAGAGTGATCTATAAAGTTTCTAACACCGACTCCTTTGAAGCAGAAATGGACAAGCACAGCACCGGTTCTTCCAGGGGCTCAACTCAGTGG TGTGAGGTGGCTATGTATGATTACTTGGATTACTTCGAGCGAGTGGAGACCAAAGGAAGTAAATAA
- the LOC124880997 gene encoding uncharacterized protein LOC124880997 isoform X2 yields the protein MKLLLRSLLLSSLCALSSWSVSSDTLVVTQSPDVSFHEGETGNISCCWKEKNGRVNIKWLKNQTLVENKTVINQSTSSQNKQANSCSVLIFPNFAIRDSGRYICKVTVEIPMLLKVEGNGTTITVTARTVIPDHHNLNEDKKKTGQAARVIYKVSNTDSFEAEMDKHSTGSSRGSTQWCEVAMYDYLDYFERVETKGSK from the exons GCGTTTCTTCAGACACACTTGTCGTTACTCAGAGTCCTGATGTTTCTTTCCATGAAGGAGAGACAGGAAACATCTCTTGTTGCTGGAAGGAGAAGAATGGAAGAGTTAACATTAAATGGctaaaaaaccaaacattagtAGAGAATAAGACTGTCATAAATCAGTCTACAAGTTCTCAGAATAAGCAGGCAAATAGCTGTTCAGTTCTAATCTTTCCAAACTTTGCAATCAGAGATTCAGGGAGATACATCTGCAAGGTTACTGTGGAGATACCAATGTTACTTAAAGTTGAAGGAAATGGTACAACCATCACAGTTACAGCCAGAACTGTCATCCCAGATCATCACAATTTAAACG AAGATAAGAAGAAAACAG GACAAGCAGCCAGAGTGATCTATAAAGTTTCTAACACCGACTCCTTTGAAGCAGAAATGGACAAGCACAGCACCGGTTCTTCCAGGGGCTCAACTCAGTGG TGTGAGGTGGCTATGTATGATTACTTGGATTACTTCGAGCGAGTGGAGACCAAAGGAAGTAAATAA